One part of the Arabidopsis thaliana chromosome 4, partial sequence genome encodes these proteins:
- the VEP1 gene encoding NAD(P)-binding Rossmann-fold superfamily protein (VEIN PATTERNING 1 (VEP1); FUNCTIONS IN: binding, catalytic activity; INVOLVED IN: xylem and phloem pattern formation, response to wounding; LOCATED IN: cellular_component unknown; EXPRESSED IN: 25 plant structures; EXPRESSED DURING: 15 growth stages; CONTAINS InterPro DOMAIN/s: NAD(P)-binding domain (InterPro:IPR016040); BEST Arabidopsis thaliana protein match is: NAD(P)-binding Rossmann-fold superfamily protein (TAIR:AT5G58750.1); Has 711 Blast hits to 707 proteins in 202 species: Archae - 0; Bacteria - 240; Metazoa - 0; Fungi - 168; Plants - 221; Viruses - 0; Other Eukaryotes - 82 (source: NCBI BLink).) codes for MSWWWAGAIGAAKKLDEDEPSQSFESVALIIGVTGIVGNSLAEILPLSDTPGGPWKVYGVARRPRPTWNADHPIDYIQCDVSDAEDTRSKLSPLTDVTHVFYVTWTNRESESENCEANGSMLRNVLQAIIPYAPNLRHVCLQTGTKHYLGPFTNVDGPRHDPPFTEDMPRLQIQNFYYTQEDILFEEIKKIETVTWSIHRPNMIFGFSPYSLMNIVGTLCVYAAICKHEGSPLLFPGSKKAWEGFMTASDADLIAEQQIWAAVDPYAKNEAFNCNNADIFKWKHLWKILAEQFGIEEYGFEEGKNLGLVEMMKGKERVWEEMVKENQLQEKKLEEVGVWWFADVILGVEGMIDSMNKSKEYGFLGFRNSNNSFISWIDKYKAFKIVP; via the exons ATGAGTTGGTGGTGGGCTGGCGCCATCGGAGCTGCCAAG AAACTCGACGAAGATGAACCATCACAAAGCTTCGAGAGCGTCGCTCTCATCATCGGCGTTACTGGAATCGTCGGAAACAGCTTGGCGGAGATTCTCCCTCTTTCCGACACACCCGGTGGTCCATGGAAAGTCTACGGCGTCGCTCGTCGTCCTCGTCCTACCTGGAACGCCGATCATCCGATCGATTACATCCAGTGCGATGTCTCCGACGCCGAAGACACAAGATCCAAGCTTTCCCCTTTAACCGATGTCACACATGTCTTCTACGTCACCTGGACCAATCGTGAATCGGAAAGTGAAAACTGTGAAGCAAATGGCTCAATGCTCCGTAACGTTCTCCAAGCGATTATCCCATACGCGCCAAATCTCCGACATGTTTGTCTCCAGACAGGGACAAAGCACTACCTTGGCCCTTTCACCAACGTTGACGGACCTCGTCACGATCCACCGTTCACTGAGGATATGCCGAGATTGCAGATCCAGAATTTCTATTATACCCAAGAGGATATTCTGTTTGAAGAGATCAAGAAGATAGAAACCGTGACGTGGTCTATCCACAGACCAAACATGATCTTTGGGTTCTCTCCTTATAGTTTGATGAACATTGTTGGGACTCTCTGTGTCTATGCAGCGATATGTAAGCATGAAGGGTCTCCGTTGTTGTTTCCTGGGAGCAAGAAAGCTTGGGAAGGGTTCATGACGGCTTCTGACGCGGATTTGATTGCGGAGCAGCAGATTTGGGCGGCGGTTGATCCGTATGCGAAGAACGAGGCGTTTAACTGCAACAATGCTGATATCTTCAAGTGGAAGCATCTGTGGAAGATTCTAGCTGAGCAGTTTGGGATTGAGGAGTATGGATTTGAGGAAGGGAAGAATTTGGGGTTGGTGGAGATGATgaaagggaaagagagagTGTGGGAGGAGATGGTTAAGGAGAATCAATtgcaagagaagaagcttgaggaAGTTGGTGTGTGGTGGTTTGCTGATGTTATACTTGGAGTTGAAGGAATGATTGATAGTATGAACAAGAGTAAGGAATATGGCTTCCTTGGTTTCAGGAACTCCAACAACTCTTTTATCTCTTGGATTGACAAGTACAAGGCGTTCAAGATCGTACCTTGA
- the VEP1 gene encoding NAD(P)-binding Rossmann-fold superfamily protein (VEIN PATTERNING 1 (VEP1); FUNCTIONS IN: binding, catalytic activity; INVOLVED IN: xylem and phloem pattern formation, response to wounding; LOCATED IN: cellular_component unknown; EXPRESSED IN: 25 plant structures; EXPRESSED DURING: 15 growth stages; CONTAINS InterPro DOMAIN/s: NAD(P)-binding domain (InterPro:IPR016040); BEST Arabidopsis thaliana protein match is: NAD(P)-binding Rossmann-fold superfamily protein (TAIR:AT5G58750.1); Has 706 Blast hits to 702 proteins in 199 species: Archae - 0; Bacteria - 237; Metazoa - 0; Fungi - 166; Plants - 221; Viruses - 0; Other Eukaryotes - 82 (source: NCBI BLink).): MSWWWAGAIGAAKKKLDEDEPSQSFESVALIIGVTGIVGNSLAEILPLSDTPGGPWKVYGVARRPRPTWNADHPIDYIQCDVSDAEDTRSKLSPLTDVTHVFYVTWTNRESESENCEANGSMLRNVLQAIIPYAPNLRHVCLQTGTKHYLGPFTNVDGPRHDPPFTEDMPRLQIQNFYYTQEDILFEEIKKIETVTWSIHRPNMIFGFSPYSLMNIVGTLCVYAAICKHEGSPLLFPGSKKAWEGFMTASDADLIAEQQIWAAVDPYAKNEAFNCNNADIFKWKHLWKILAEQFGIEEYGFEEGKNLGLVEMMKGKERVWEEMVKENQLQEKKLEEVGVWWFADVILGVEGMIDSMNKSKEYGFLGFRNSNNSFISWIDKYKAFKIVP, translated from the exons ATGAGTTGGTGGTGGGCTGGCGCCATCGGAGCTGCCAAG AAGAAACTCGACGAAGATGAACCATCACAAAGCTTCGAGAGCGTCGCTCTCATCATCGGCGTTACTGGAATCGTCGGAAACAGCTTGGCGGAGATTCTCCCTCTTTCCGACACACCCGGTGGTCCATGGAAAGTCTACGGCGTCGCTCGTCGTCCTCGTCCTACCTGGAACGCCGATCATCCGATCGATTACATCCAGTGCGATGTCTCCGACGCCGAAGACACAAGATCCAAGCTTTCCCCTTTAACCGATGTCACACATGTCTTCTACGTCACCTGGACCAATCGTGAATCGGAAAGTGAAAACTGTGAAGCAAATGGCTCAATGCTCCGTAACGTTCTCCAAGCGATTATCCCATACGCGCCAAATCTCCGACATGTTTGTCTCCAGACAGGGACAAAGCACTACCTTGGCCCTTTCACCAACGTTGACGGACCTCGTCACGATCCACCGTTCACTGAGGATATGCCGAGATTGCAGATCCAGAATTTCTATTATACCCAAGAGGATATTCTGTTTGAAGAGATCAAGAAGATAGAAACCGTGACGTGGTCTATCCACAGACCAAACATGATCTTTGGGTTCTCTCCTTATAGTTTGATGAACATTGTTGGGACTCTCTGTGTCTATGCAGCGATATGTAAGCATGAAGGGTCTCCGTTGTTGTTTCCTGGGAGCAAGAAAGCTTGGGAAGGGTTCATGACGGCTTCTGACGCGGATTTGATTGCGGAGCAGCAGATTTGGGCGGCGGTTGATCCGTATGCGAAGAACGAGGCGTTTAACTGCAACAATGCTGATATCTTCAAGTGGAAGCATCTGTGGAAGATTCTAGCTGAGCAGTTTGGGATTGAGGAGTATGGATTTGAGGAAGGGAAGAATTTGGGGTTGGTGGAGATGATgaaagggaaagagagagTGTGGGAGGAGATGGTTAAGGAGAATCAATtgcaagagaagaagcttgaggaAGTTGGTGTGTGGTGGTTTGCTGATGTTATACTTGGAGTTGAAGGAATGATTGATAGTATGAACAAGAGTAAGGAATATGGCTTCCTTGGTTTCAGGAACTCCAACAACTCTTTTATCTCTTGGATTGACAAGTACAAGGCGTTCAAGATCGTACCTTGA
- the SLY1 gene encoding F-box family protein (SLEEPY1 (SLY1); CONTAINS InterPro DOMAIN/s: F-box domain, cyclin-like (InterPro:IPR001810), F-box domain, Skp2-like (InterPro:IPR022364); BEST Arabidopsis thaliana protein match is: F-box family protein (TAIR:AT5G48170.1); Has 122 Blast hits to 122 proteins in 25 species: Archae - 0; Bacteria - 2; Metazoa - 2; Fungi - 9; Plants - 109; Viruses - 0; Other Eukaryotes - 0 (source: NCBI BLink).), giving the protein MKRSTTDSDLAGDAHNETNKKMKSTEEEEIGFSNLDENLVYEVLKHVDAKTLAMSSCVSKIWHKTAQDERLWELICTRHWTNIGCGQNQLRSVVLALGGFRRLHSLYLWPLSKPNPRARFGKDELKLTLSLLSIRYYEKMSFTKRPLPESK; this is encoded by the coding sequence ATGAAGCGCAGTACTACCGACTCTGATTTGGCCGGTGATGCTCACAACGAGacaaacaagaagatgaagagtacagaggaagaagaaatcggATTCTCCAATTTAGACGAGAATCTAGTGTACGAGGTGTTGAAACACGTCGACGCAAAGACCTTAGCTATGTCATCTTGCGTGAGCAAGATCTGGCACAAAACGGCACAAGACGAGCGGCTTTGGGAGCTGATCTGTACTCGTCACTGGACTAACATCGGCTGCGGGCAGAACCAGCTCAGATCTGTTGTGTTGGCGCTTGGTGGCTTCCGAAGACTCCACTCTCTTTACCTCTGGCCTCTCTCTAAACCCAATCCGCGTGCTAGGTTCGGTAAGGACGAGCTTAAACtcactctttctcttctctcaatTCGATACTACGAGAAGATGAGTTTCACTAAGAGACCTCTTCCAGAATCCAAATAA